The following DNA comes from Chryseobacterium gallinarum.
ATTAACCTGTCTTAAAAGGTTTTCCCCGGTCTGGCTGAATCCATAGCTTTTAATCACAACAAGGGTTCCGTTTTCCATGGTTTTAAACTCATAGTCTACATTCACGGAAGGTTCACCCCACTCTGTTTTAATGAGTTGGTTCGGGATGATCTGATGAACTTTCACTACGTTTTTTACTCCATACATTTCCCATTCCCAGGTAACCGTTTTACCCTCTTCTAATTTTCCGGTAGATTTGGTAAACCAGAAATTAGTCGTTACTTCAGGATTGATGAATGCTTCAAAAACATCTTCAATCGGTTTTCTGATAAGCATTTGTGCTTCGACGTAGACATTGGAACTCATGATATACTATTTTAGATTTAATTAAATAAATTAAGCCCGGCCGCCGTAAGAATAGCCATTACAAACGTCATGATTCCCACCTGCTTCAAATATTGATCTAATTCTTTCGGCTCTTTTACCGACATGATATTTCTTCTCAGTTTTGCTAACGGGAACAACAGGATCATTACAATAAAAACATAATAATTTTGCTGCTGTATAAATCCGTTTACTCCTAAAAAGATAAGGATAAGGATCAAA
Coding sequences within:
- a CDS encoding SRPBCC family protein, with the translated sequence MSSNVYVEAQMLIRKPIEDVFEAFINPEVTTNFWFTKSTGKLEEGKTVTWEWEMYGVKNVVKVHQIIPNQLIKTEWGEPSVNVDYEFKTMENGTLVVIKSYGFSQTGENLLRQVNDNTGGFTTVLDGCKAYLEHRIKLNLIEDKFPPK